In the genome of Lacerta agilis isolate rLacAgi1 chromosome 2, rLacAgi1.pri, whole genome shotgun sequence, one region contains:
- the LOC117042063 gene encoding histone H2A-like codes for MSGRGKTGGKARAKAKSRSSRAGLQFPVGRVHRLLRKGNYAERIGGGAPVYLAAVLEYLSAEILELAGNAARDNKKSRIVPRHLQLAVRNDEELNKLLGGVTIAQGGVLPNIHAVLLPKKTEALHSAPSTKSVAKPVTKSAKGTKVALKASTAPVAVQ; via the coding sequence atgTCCGGTCGCGGCAAGACAGGCGGCAAGGCGCGAGCCAAGGCCAAGTCCCGCTCTTCCAGAGCCGGCCTGCAGTTTCCCGTGGGCAGAGTGCATCGGTTGCTGCGCAAAGGAAACTATGCGGAGCGCATCGGCGGCGGGGCGCCCGTTTATTTGGCCGCTGTGCTCGAGTACCTCAGCGCGGAGATCCTTGAGCTGGCCGGCAACGCAGCCAGGGACAACAAGAAGAGCCGCATCGTCCCGCGCCACTTGCAGTTGGCGGTGCGCAACGATGAGGAGTTGAATAAGTTGCTGGGCGGAGTGACCATCGCGCAGGGAGGAGTCTTGCCCAACATCCACGCCGTCTTGCTGCCCAAGAAGACCGAAGCTCTGCATAGCGCCCCCAGCACCAAGTCCGTGGCCAAACCCGTGACCAAGTCCGCCAAAGGAACCAAAGTAGCTCTCAAGGCCAGCACCGCGCCCGTTGCAGTCCAGTGA
- the LOC117042358 gene encoding thaicobrin-like: MIHALVNNYCCFPPNTRKSKWIRENMEFDPDTAHPRYIVSSDGKTVWWGNVRQDYPYSPNRFEYARCVLGMPGFRSGKHYWTVDVQNVSNWAVGVARESVERNREINFEPDEGIWAVGFNRRDQFKALTSPPFYLDPEEGPTQIQVSLNYEAGKVSFYDAEDKCCLYIFNSIDFEGEEVFPFFRIVDPSACLQLCY; encoded by the exons ATGATTCATGCATTAGTCAATAATTATT GCTGTTTTCCTCCCAACACGAGGAAATCAAAATGGATAAGAG AAAACATGGAGTTTGATCCGGATACAGCCCATCCCCGATATATTGTGTCTTCAGATGGAAAAACAGTATGGTGGGGAAATGTCCGTCAGGACTACCCCTACAGTCCAAATAGGTTTGAATACGCCCGCTGTGTGCTTGGAATGCCGGGATTCAGATCAGGGAAACATTATTGGACGGTGGATGTCCAAAATGTCAGCAATTGGGCTGTGGGCGTAGCCAGAGAGTCTGTGGAGAGGAATAGGGAAATTAATTTTGAACCTGATGAAGGGATCTGGGCAGTTGGCTTTAACCGCCGCGATCAATTCAAAGCTCTGACTTCACCTCCTTTCtatttggacccagaagagggcccAACACAAATCCAAGTTTCGTTGAACTACGAAGCAGGGAAAGTGTCGTTTTATGATGCTGAAGATAAGTGCTGCCTCTATATTTTCAATTCAATTGATTTTGAAGGGGAGGAAGTTTTCCCCTTTTTTCGGATTGTAGATCCATCAGCTTGCCTCCAGCTGTGCTATTAA
- the LOC117042064 gene encoding histone H2A-like, with protein sequence MSGRGKTGGKARAKAKSRSSRAGLQFPVGRVHRLLRKGNYAERIGGGAPVYLAAVLEYLSAEILELAGNAARDNKKSRIIPRHLQLAVRNDEELNKLLGGVTIAQGGVLPNIHAVLLPKKTEALHSAPSAKAAAKPVTKAAKRTKVALKASTAPVAVQ encoded by the coding sequence atgtccGGTCGCGGCAAGACAGGCGGCAAGGCGCGAGCCAAGGCCAAGTCCCGCTCTTCCAGAGCCGGCCTGCAGTTTCCCGTGGGCAGAGTCCACCGGCTGCTGCGCAAGGGAAACTACGCGGAGCGCATCGGCGGCGGAGCGCCCGTTTATTTGGCCGCTGTGCTCGAGTACCTCAGCGCGGAGATCCTGGAGCTGGCCGGCAACGCAGCCAGAGACAACAAGAAGAGCCGCATCATCCCGCGCCACTTGCAGCTGGCGGTGCGCAACGATGAGGAGTTGAACAAGTTGCTGGGCGGAGTGACCATCGCGCAGGGAGGAGTCTTGCCCAACATCCACGCCGTCTTGCTGCCCAAGAAGACAGAAGCCCTGCATAGCGCCCCCAGCGCTAAGGCCGCGGCCAAGCCCGTGACCAAGGCCGCCAAAAGGACCAAAGTGGCCCTCAAGGCCAGCACCGCGCCCGTTGCAGTCCAGTGA
- the LOC117042065 gene encoding histone H2A-like — protein sequence MSGRGKTGGKARAKAKSRSSRAGLQFPVGRVHRLLRKGNYAERIGGGAPVYLAAVLEYLSAEILELAGNAARDNKKSRIIPRHLQLAVRNDEELNKLLGGVTIAQGGVLPNIHAVLLPKKTEALHSAPSAKAAAKPVTKAAKGTKVTLKASTAPVAVQ from the coding sequence atgtccGGTCGTGGCAAGACAGGCGGCAAGGCGCGAGCCAAGGCCAAGTCCCGCTCTTCCAGAGCCGGCCTGCAGTTTCCCGTGGGCAGAGTCCACCGGCTGCTGCGCAAGGGAAACTACGCGGAGCGCATCGGCGGCGGGGCGCCCGTTTATTTGGCCGCTGTGCTCGAGTACCTCAGCGCGGAGATCCTGGAGCTGGCCGGCAACGCAGCCAGGGACAACAAGAAGAGCCGCATCATCCCGCGCCACTTGCAGCTGGCGGTGCGCAACGATGAGGAGTTGAACAAGTTGCTGGGCGGAGTGACCATCGCGCAGGGAGGCGTCTTGCCCAACATCCACGCCGTCTTGCTGCCCAAGAAGACGGAAGCCCTGCATAGCGCCCCCAGCGCCAAGGCCGCGGCCAAGCCCGTGACCAAGGCCGCCAAAGGGACCAAAGTAACCCTCAAGGCCAGCACCGCGCCCGTTGCAGTCCAGTGA